The genomic region TCACCACGGCCACCCTGATCATCATGGCCTTGTTCCTGCCATACCTGGGGCTGATGGCGGTGTTGCCGTTGCTGGGCCTGGCTCTCAATGGCACTTCATCGGTGCTGTATGGCGCGGTGCCGGACCTGGCCGGTGAAGGCAGGGTCGACCATGCCTTTGCCTTGTTCTACACCGGCACCATTGGCGGAGGGGCGTTGGCGCCGGTGCTGTTTGGTGGCCTGGGAGACGTGACCGGTATTCCGATTGCGGTGGTCGGCCTGGCGGCACTTTTGTTATTGACCTTGCCTCTTTCATGGTGGGTACAGAAAGGCCTGGATTCAATCCACGGCAAGTATCAATAACGACTGAAAGAGTATTGGCTTGTACGTCAAGTTGTCATCAAGCTGTCAATGCACCGAAGTAAGGGGCACTTGATGACAGTGATGAGCACACGTGCAGGTATACAATGAATAATAATGAATTATCAGCTCCTCGGTTTTGTCTGTCGCAACGCGCGCTGCAATTAACGCCTCCTGGAACTTCCAGTATGCGGAGTAAGGCCAACGCTTTAAAGGAAAGCGGAGTGCACGTTATCAACTTCGCCGCCGGCGAGTTGTCATTCGATGCCAGCGCACAAATGAAAGCGGGAGCCCTGGAAGCTATCCAGGGGGCGCGCAACCGCTATACCCCACCACTGGGGCTGCCTCGCTTGCGCGAACAACTGGCGCTGCGGGTGACGGAGCGTACCGGGGTCGCGTTCGCGGCCAGCGAAGTGGCGGTGACCGCCGGGGCCAAGCAGGCGCTCTACAATGCCTGCATGGTGCTGCTCAACCCGGGCGATGAAGTCATCGTGCCGATCCCTCACTGGGAGACGTTTCCGACGCAGATTCGTCTGGCAGGCGCTACCCCGGTGGGTGTGGATACACGCCCCGACGATTATCGCCTGACCGCCAGGGCCGTGAGGGCTGCGCTTACGCCGCGTACCCGGATGATCGTGATCAACAGCCCCAACAATCCAACCGGCACCGTGTATCAAAAGCAGCAGTTGCTCGAGATCGCCCAACTGGCGGTCGATCATCAGCTGTGGGTGTTGTTTGACGAGTGTTATCGCAATCTCACTCGAGAGCCGTTCGAGCATCACAACATTCTGTCGTTGTTGCCGGCGCTCAAGCCCCAGTCGGTGTTGATCGATTCATTCTCCAAAAGCCAGGCCGTCACCGGCTGGCGGGTCGGGTACGCCTGTGCGCCGGCCCAGGTCATTTCGGCCATGCACAACCTGCAAGGCCACACCACATCGAACCCCAGCAGCCTCTCGCAGTACGCTGCACTGGCCACGATCAGCGCGGGCAGCGAACCCTTTGTCGCTCAGCTTGGGCCCTTTCTGCAACGGCAACTGGACACGGCACGCAGCTACCTGGATCAGGTGCCCGGTTTGACCTATGCGCCGCCGGAAGGCGCCTTTTACCTGTATATCGACGTCACCCCCTGGCTGGGTGGTCTTTATCACGGCGAACAGGTCAGGGACGTCGACCACCTCAGCGATCTGTTGTTGACCGAGGCGCATATTGCGGTAGTGCCCGGATCCGGCTGCGGTGACCCTTCCAGTATCAGAATCTCTTATGCACTCGAACCTGAAGAGTTGGTCGAGGGCTTGTCTCGTTTCGTGCAGTTTTTGTCGTCGGTCGAACGCTTGAATAACCACTGATTCAATAAAAATAATGTCAGGAGAACATATGGAAAGTTCAAACGGGGTATTCATGGATTACGTGAATCAGGCATTGGTTGAAGTTGAGGACCGTAATCTGGTGGAAGCACTGCTGGACGGTTTCATCAATAACGCCGATCGGCTGATTGATTACACTCGGCGTTATGAAGACATGACCTCGCAACCCTGGTCGACCTCTTCGCTGTGTACATTCTTTTGTGGTTGGAGAAGTCCTGACGGGGCGGCCCATGCCGTTGCCAGTATTATCGTGCGCCTCCTGCAACTGTCCGAGTCGGTGCCTGAGCCTGAGTCGAAGTTGGCGTTGCTCGAAGCCGCCAGGCATTGCGGCGAAATCATTGTCGAGGATGTGGGCCTGGGGGAGATGCACGGCCATCCCCACCACTCCAAGCTGTATCAGCGCATGGCCACGACCATCTGCGGTTCTGATGACTGGCGGTTGCAGGACCGCTACCTGAACCCTATCACCAAGGAGTTTTCGGCCTGGGTGGGGGAAAAGCGCCCCCTCGCACCGGACCTGACCGAAGCTCTGGAAATGATGGCGCTGACCGAGCTGTTCAATACCGGCGAATACAACGTGATGACGCCTTTGTGGAAACGCTGGCTGCGCGAATCACGCGGTTATCCGGCCGGAGAAACTCACCGCATCGCAGCCTTTCTCAGCGTTCATTGCGGCAGTGTCGAGGCGCGGCATTTCTGTCATGCCACCGATGCCCTGGCGCTGTACTGCCAGGCCACTGGCCAATCGATCAACTACCGCCGCATTGCGGCACTGTCCAATGAGTATGTGGTTCGTGCCTGTGAGCATCTGGGCAAGATGGCGTCGGTCCTTGCGGCCTAGGGGCGTCGACGACTTTTCCGATAATCCATTGATCACGGTCATCGATACGATGACAGGAGAACCTGATGCGCCTTGAATCCGATTCCATGGGCTCTGTGCCGGTAGCGCCTGACAAATACTGGGGCGCGCAGACGGAGCGCTCGATCCATCACTTTCCCATTGGCCGTTCACGCTTCCGTTGGGGCGGTCCCATGATCCGCTCCATGGGGATTCTGAAAAAAGCCGCAGCCTTGGCGAACCTCGCCTTGGGCGAACTGCCCGAGTCGGTTGCCTTGCCGATTGTGCGGGCCGCCGACGAAGTCATCGACGGCAAGCTGGACGAGCATTTTCCGCTGGTGGTGTTCCAGACGGGGTCTGGCACGCAATCGAACATGAACGCCAATGAGGTCATTGCCAACCGGGCGATCGAGATGCTCGGCGGGGAGATGGGCAGCAAGACTCCGATCCATCCCAATGATCACGTCAACCGTGGGCAGTCGTCGAACGATACGTTCCCCACGGCCATGTACATGGTGGTCGTGGCGGAAGTCTTCGAAACCTTGCTCCCGGGGGTGACGCTGCTGCGCAATACCTTGGCGGCCAAGGCCCAGGCTTTTGCCGATTTGGTGAAGGTCGGCCGGACTCATTTGCAGGACGCGACGCCGATCACCCTGGGCCAGGAGATCGGTGGCTGGGTCGAGCAGCTCGACTACACGCTCAAGGGCATCGAGCAGAATATCCAGGGGTTGTATGACCTGGCCATCGGTGGCACGGCTGTGGGGACCGGGCTCAATGCCCACCCACGCTTTGGCGATGAGTGCGCGCGGCACATCGCAGAGCTGACCGGCTATCCATTCAGGGCATCGTCGAACAAGTTCTTTTCCCTGGCAGCCCATGATGCGTTGGTGAACACCTCGGCGGCGATCCGCACGCTGGCCATGGCCCTGCTGAAGATCGCCAATGATGTGCGCTGGCTGGCAAGTGGCCCTCGCTGCGGCATTGGCGAGATCGATATCCCCGAAAACGAACCCGGTTCGTCGATCATGCCGGGCAAGGTGAACCCGACCCAGTGCGAGGCGCTGACCATGGTCTGCACCCAGGTCTTCGGCAACGACGCGACGGTGGCCTTTGCCGGCAGCCAGGGCAACTTTCAACTGAATGTCTACAAGCCGGTGATGGTGCACAACGTGCTGGAGAGCATCACCCTGTTGGCAGAGTCGTGCCGCGCGTTCAACGATTATTGTGCCGAGGGCATCACTCCCAACCTGCCTCGAATCGAGGCCAACCTGCAGAAAAACCTCATGCTGGTCACCGCGTTGAATCGCCACATCGGTTACGACAAGGCCGCGATCATCGCCAAGACCGCCCATCACGAGGGGAAATCCTTGCGGGAGGTGGCGCAGCAATTGGGCTTCGTCTCCCCCGACGAGTTCGATCGATTCGTCATCCCCCTGGACATGACGCACTCATGATTGGGGCTCCCCGAGAGCACTACCTACCAGACTTTGAGAGGTTTTGTATGCAGGAAGCAGACGTTCGTCCGGGCAGCCTTCGCGCCCTGTTGGCTACCCGTCGTTGCTTGCGGGTACTGGAAGTGCACAGTCCGATATCCGCCTTGCTGGCTGAGCAATCACGCCTGGAAACCGGTCCTGGCCAATGGGTGGCCTATGATGCCATCTGGTCCAGTTCACTGACCGACTCGACACAACGAGGCTTGCCCGATATAGAAATTCTTTCCCCGAGCAATCGGTTGCAGGGTATCCGCGAGATTTTCGATGTGTGTGCCTTGCCGATGATTTACGACGCCGATACCGGCGGCAAGCCGGAACATTTCGCCATCCACGTCAAGATGCTCGAGCGTGCGGGCGTCGGTGCCGTGGTGATCGAGGACAAGTGTGGGCTGAAGAAAAACTCGCTGTTTGGCAATGACGTCAGCCAGGCTCAGGAATCAATCGAGGCGTTTTGCCAGAAGATTCGTCTGGGGCGGGCGAGCAGGGCGCCACAGGGGATGATGATCATTGCGCGGTGCGAGAGCCTGATTCTGGACCGGGGCATGGACGAGGCCATGGAGCGCTGCCTGGCGTATGCCGAGGCGGGGGCCGACGGCATCATGATTCACAGCCGCAGGAAGGATGGCGAGGAGGTCCTGGAGTTTGCCCGACGGTTTCGTGCGCATTATCCCGATGTTCCACTGGTCTGCGTTCCCACCAGCTATGCGCATTTGAGTTTTGAGCAGTTGCAGGAGGCGGGATTCAACGTCGTCATCTATGCCAACCACATGTTGCGCAGTGCATACATGGCGATGAAGGAGGTGGCCACGGGGATCCTGAAGCATGGGCGTACGCTGGAGGTGGAGCAACGTTGCCTGGGGATCGATGAGATCCTGGACTTGATCCCCGGCACCCGTTAACGCGTCGACAAGGGGGCAGGGGCAGCAGGAAAGGCTGCTGCTGGCGGGGGCCGAATCGGTCCTCGCCGCTTCTTTGCTTTCGCCCGGTCCCTGGGCGACAGGTTGGTTGCGCTTACCGTTGCGGTCCGGCCGGTATCACTCTTCCACGTCCATGAACTCTTTCGCCCAGGCCACGTAGCTCTCGGGAAAGGTGTAGGTGTGGGTCAGCTCCGTGGCGCTGAGGTTCGAGGTGCTGTGGGTGACCTGGCGCTGGGCTCGCAGGCTATCGTAGGTGGCCTTGATCGAGGCGAAGTAGGCGCCGTGGCCGGCGACGATCACGCGTACACCCAGGTCCGTCAGGCGCTGGCTGTCATTGAGTTTCGGGTTGCCGTAGGTCACCAGCATCAATGGCACGCTGAGGTTTTCCGCGATCTGCTCCAGGTGGTCGAAATCGCTGATGCCCACCATGCAGATGCCATCGGCGCCGGCCTTTTCATAGGCTTTGGTGCGTTCGATGATGGCCTGGGTCGGCAGTGCACCGGCATTGGTCCGGGCGATGATCGTCAACTCCGGGTCGACACGGGCCTCGAGGGCGGCCTTGACCTTGCCGATGCCTTCCTCAATGGAGATCAGGTCCGTGGACTTGCGGCCGAACTGTGCAGGCAGCAGGGTATCTTCGATGGTCAGTGCTGCGACGCCGGCGCGTTCGAGTTCTTCGACGGTGCGCATGACGTTGAGGGCATTGCCGTAACCGTGGTCGGCGTCAGCGATGAAAGGTAGCTGGGCGACACGGCCGATCCGCGTGGCCTGTTCGACGAATTCACTCAGGGTGATCAGGGCGAAGTCGGGGGCCGCCAGCACTTGCAGCGAGGCGACCGAGCCACCGAGGATACCGACCTCGAAACCCAGGTCGGCCGCGATGCGTGCGGACATC from Pseudomonas asplenii harbors:
- a CDS encoding pyridoxal phosphate-dependent aminotransferase, whose translation is MHVINFAAGELSFDASAQMKAGALEAIQGARNRYTPPLGLPRLREQLALRVTERTGVAFAASEVAVTAGAKQALYNACMVLLNPGDEVIVPIPHWETFPTQIRLAGATPVGVDTRPDDYRLTARAVRAALTPRTRMIVINSPNNPTGTVYQKQQLLEIAQLAVDHQLWVLFDECYRNLTREPFEHHNILSLLPALKPQSVLIDSFSKSQAVTGWRVGYACAPAQVISAMHNLQGHTTSNPSSLSQYAALATISAGSEPFVAQLGPFLQRQLDTARSYLDQVPGLTYAPPEGAFYLYIDVTPWLGGLYHGEQVRDVDHLSDLLLTEAHIAVVPGSGCGDPSSIRISYALEPEELVEGLSRFVQFLSSVERLNNH
- the fumC gene encoding class II fumarate hydratase; translation: MMRLESDSMGSVPVAPDKYWGAQTERSIHHFPIGRSRFRWGGPMIRSMGILKKAAALANLALGELPESVALPIVRAADEVIDGKLDEHFPLVVFQTGSGTQSNMNANEVIANRAIEMLGGEMGSKTPIHPNDHVNRGQSSNDTFPTAMYMVVVAEVFETLLPGVTLLRNTLAAKAQAFADLVKVGRTHLQDATPITLGQEIGGWVEQLDYTLKGIEQNIQGLYDLAIGGTAVGTGLNAHPRFGDECARHIAELTGYPFRASSNKFFSLAAHDALVNTSAAIRTLAMALLKIANDVRWLASGPRCGIGEIDIPENEPGSSIMPGKVNPTQCEALTMVCTQVFGNDATVAFAGSQGNFQLNVYKPVMVHNVLESITLLAESCRAFNDYCAEGITPNLPRIEANLQKNLMLVTALNRHIGYDKAAIIAKTAHHEGKSLREVAQQLGFVSPDEFDRFVIPLDMTHS
- the aepX gene encoding phosphoenolpyruvate mutase, encoding MQEADVRPGSLRALLATRRCLRVLEVHSPISALLAEQSRLETGPGQWVAYDAIWSSSLTDSTQRGLPDIEILSPSNRLQGIREIFDVCALPMIYDADTGGKPEHFAIHVKMLERAGVGAVVIEDKCGLKKNSLFGNDVSQAQESIEAFCQKIRLGRASRAPQGMMIIARCESLILDRGMDEAMERCLAYAEAGADGIMIHSRRKDGEEVLEFARRFRAHYPDVPLVCVPTSYAHLSFEQLQEAGFNVVIYANHMLRSAYMAMKEVATGILKHGRTLEVEQRCLGIDEILDLIPGTR
- a CDS encoding isocitrate lyase/PEP mutase family protein, which produces MPKISHTALRRNFRELLAKPTCVETASVFDPMSARIAADLGFEVGILGGSVASLQVLAAPDFALITLSEFVEQATRIGRVAQLPFIADADHGYGNALNVMRTVEELERAGVAALTIEDTLLPAQFGRKSTDLISIEEGIGKVKAALEARVDPELTIIARTNAGALPTQAIIERTKAYEKAGADGICMVGISDFDHLEQIAENLSVPLMLVTYGNPKLNDSQRLTDLGVRVIVAGHGAYFASIKATYDSLRAQRQVTHSTSNLSATELTHTYTFPESYVAWAKEFMDVEE